The following proteins are encoded in a genomic region of Pyrus communis chromosome 11, drPyrComm1.1, whole genome shotgun sequence:
- the LOC137708697 gene encoding probable WRKY transcription factor 31: protein MAKGSGLSIDSDPFSFSLHNPIVLNSLQEDRYNHHHLPPPSTTKRQQLCHHHSSLMLMDNSTAIHRRSPPPPPPPTTIQFAVNLNCSHDDDVQHSPGSPPPSNEQRKVIDERDFFADSKNRLDHEKSVVSTDPADKMDLHGPTDMEFNVNTGLNLLLTNTSSDQSVVDDGISSNKDDKRAKSELTVLQADLKRMNAENQRLKGMLNQVTTNYNALQVHLLNLMQSQKADQNGSAAEGHGVAVEEKKIMNGNKTSLVVPRQFMDLGLAANNGDADEHSQSSSDERSRGERSGSLGDNVKAAGHSDDQGIAFDHEKKDFERRIRREESPDQPPQSWGPNKVPRLNSPKEVDQTEATMRKARVSVRARSEAPMITDGCQWRKYGQKMAKGNPCPRAYYRCTMAAGCPVRKQVQRCAEDRTILITTYEGNHNHPLPPAAMAMASTTSSAARMLLSGSMPSADGLMDSNFLTRTLLPCSSSMATISASAPFPTVTLDLTQSPNPLQQLQRPPGQFNIPFPNPNQNFTNGPASLLPQIFSQALYNQSKFSGLQMSQDTDRAAGQLGHQSQPGQQQGSLADLTAATAAIAADPNFTAALAAAITSIIGNAHPNNDVANPATNSNNNNANGNATSNSNGNCNNKLSNPSFSGN, encoded by the exons ATGGCCAAAGGAAGTGGACTCTCCATTGATTCAGATccattttccttctctctccacAACCCTATAGTCCTCAACTCGCTCCAGGAAGACCGATataaccaccaccacctcccacCACCCTccaccaccaaaagacaacaACTTTGCCACCACCACTCATCACTCATGCTCATGGACAACTCCACCGCTATTCACCGCCGCTCTCCTCCGCCCCCTCCTCCTCCCACGACTATCCAGTTCGCAGTCAATCTCAACTGCTCCCACGACGACGATGTACAGCACTCTCCTGGCTCACCACCACCCTCCAACGAGCAACGCAAAGTCATCGACGAGCGAGACTTCTTCGCCGATAGCAAGAACCGCCTTGATCACGAAAAGTCTGTCGTCTCCACCGACCCTGCCGATAAAATGGACTTACATGGCCCCACAGACATGGAATTCAACGTAAAT ACTGGTTTGAATCTTCTCCTTACAAACACTAGTAGTGACCAATCAGTGGTGGACGATGGCATTTCATCCAACAAAGATGATAAAAGAGCTAAAAGTGAG CTGACTGTTCTTCAAGCTGATCTCAAGCGGATGAACGCGGAGAACCAACGGTTGAAGGGGATGCTTAATCAGGTGACCACCAATTACAATGCACTTCAGGTGCATTTGCTGAATTTGATGCAAAGCCAGAAGGCTGATCAGAACGGTAGCGCTGCCGAAGGCCACGGAGTGGCGGTGGAAGAAAAGAAGATTATGAATGGCAATAAAACATCACTAGTGGTGCCGAGGCAGTTCATGGATCTTGGGTTGGCTGCTAACAATGGTGACGCTGATGAGCATTCACAGTCTTCGTCTGATGAACGTAGTCGTGGTGAACGGTCTGGGTCGCTTGGAGATAATGTGAAGGCTGCAGGGCACAGCGATGATCAGGGGATCGCTTTTGATCACGAAAAGAAGGATTTCGAGAGAAGGATTCGGAGAGAGGAGAGCCCGGATCAGCCGCCACAGAGTTGGGGGCCTAACAAAGTTCCGAGGCTCAATTCTCCGAAAGAGGTTGACCAAACTGAGGCTACAATGAGGAAGGCTCGGGTTTCGGTTAGAGCTCGATCGGAGGCGCCTATG ATCACTGATGGATGTCAATGGCGAAAGTATGGGCAAAAGATGGCGAAAGGAAATCCATGTCCTCGTGCTTATTATCGATGCACCATGGCTGCTGGTTGCCCCGTTCGAAAACAA GTACAAAGATGTGCAGAGGATAGGACAATCCTCATCACTACATATGAAGGCAATCACAACCATCCATTGCCTCCGGCAGCAATGGCAATGGCATCGACTACATCATCTGCAGCGCGGATGCTGCTCTCGGGGTCTATGCCAAGTGCAGATGGCCTAATGGACTCAAACTTCCTCACCAGGACACTCCTCCCATGCTCCTCCAGCATGGCCACCATCTCCGCCTCGGCCCCATTCCCTACTGTTACATTGGACTTAACACAATCACCAAACCCTTTACAGCAGCTCCAAAGACCACCAGGCCAGTTCAACATTCCGTTCCCAAACCCTAATCAGAATTTCACCAATGGCCCTGCCTCATTGCTGCCTCAAATTTTCAGTCAGGCGCTGTACAACCAGTCTAAATTCTCTGGCCTCCAAATGTCACAGGACACAGACCGTGCCGCAGGCCAACTAGGCCACCAATCGCAACCAGGGCAGCAGCAGGGCTCATTGGCGGATCTTACTGCCGCCACCGCTGCCATTGCAGCTGATCCAAACTTCACTGCAGCCCTAGCAGCTGCCATCACCTCAATCATTGGCAATGCTCATCCAAACAACGACGTTGCCAACCCAGCAACCAACTCAAACAACAACAACGCCAATGGCAATGCCACCAGCAACAGCAATGGCAATTGCAACAATAAACTTAGCAATCCTAGTTTTTCAGGGAATTAA